The following are encoded in a window of Ruminiclostridium herbifermentans genomic DNA:
- a CDS encoding low molecular weight protein arginine phosphatase: protein MNNDKKDINVIFVCTGNTCRSCMAEGIFRAVASEEEGKVNFKAISRGIYAFDGDSASEHSINALKNLWDIDISLHKAKMLSPQDVLQGDLLLTMTRAHRDIIKTKFPDMSSKIFTLKEYVYPNIEKDSYSIDISDPYGLQYSIYENCAKEIYECVKAVIKKLA from the coding sequence ATGAATAACGATAAAAAAGATATAAATGTTATATTTGTATGTACTGGCAATACATGTAGAAGTTGTATGGCTGAGGGGATTTTTAGGGCTGTAGCAAGTGAAGAAGAAGGGAAAGTAAATTTTAAAGCTATATCAAGGGGAATATATGCTTTTGATGGAGATTCTGCTTCAGAGCATTCGATAAATGCCCTTAAGAATTTGTGGGATATTGATATTTCCCTTCATAAGGCAAAAATGCTAAGTCCTCAGGATGTTTTACAGGGTGACCTTTTGTTAACAATGACAAGAGCACATAGAGACATTATAAAGACAAAATTTCCAGATATGAGCAGTAAAATATTTACTTTGAAGGAATACGTATATCCAAATATTGAAAAAGACAGTTATTCCATTGACATAAGTGACCCTTATGGATTGCAGTATTCAATATATGAGAACTGTGCAAAAGAAATATATGAATGTGTAAAAGCGGTGATAAAAAAATTAGCTTAA
- a CDS encoding L-threonylcarbamoyladenylate synthase, whose amino-acid sequence MVTKIIEIDSEHIDKNKLNIAAEAIKEGKIVAFPTETVYGLGANALNSAAVERIFEAKGRPSDNPLIVHIADKEEVYELTESISEKAVALMDKLWPGPLTLVFRKSSIIPSIITAGLNTVAIRMPEHPVARELIRLSGIPVAAPSANVSGKPSTTTAQHVLQDLDGKIEMIVDAGSSRVGLESTVLDMTVEPPMLLRPGGVTPEQIEEIIGHIEIDKTILERLNIDNVPKCPGMKYKHYSPKAHVTLIRSRNMDNQVKKILDLAKNKRQEGKKVGVCATDQTINRYGGYEVLSMGNRDKPETIAANLFSILREFDDMGIEVILAETVDEDGVGLAIMNRMIKAAGYDIIQAD is encoded by the coding sequence ATGGTTACAAAGATTATTGAAATTGATTCAGAACATATTGATAAAAATAAATTAAATATCGCGGCCGAAGCAATTAAAGAAGGGAAAATAGTTGCATTTCCTACTGAAACGGTATATGGGCTTGGTGCAAATGCTTTGAACTCAGCTGCTGTTGAACGAATATTTGAAGCAAAGGGGAGACCTTCAGATAACCCTCTTATAGTGCATATTGCTGATAAAGAGGAGGTTTATGAACTTACTGAAAGTATTTCCGAAAAAGCAGTTGCTTTGATGGACAAGCTTTGGCCGGGTCCGCTGACATTGGTATTTAGAAAAAGTTCAATAATACCTTCTATAATAACAGCAGGACTTAACACCGTAGCTATTCGTATGCCTGAGCATCCTGTTGCGCGTGAACTCATTAGATTATCTGGAATTCCTGTAGCAGCTCCAAGTGCAAATGTATCCGGAAAGCCTAGCACGACAACTGCACAGCATGTTTTACAGGACTTAGATGGGAAAATAGAAATGATTGTTGATGCTGGCAGTTCACGAGTTGGGCTAGAGTCGACAGTTCTTGATATGACAGTTGAACCTCCTATGCTTTTGAGACCTGGTGGAGTAACTCCTGAGCAAATAGAGGAAATTATTGGACATATAGAAATTGATAAGACCATTTTGGAAAGGCTAAATATAGATAATGTACCTAAGTGTCCTGGTATGAAATATAAGCATTATTCTCCTAAGGCTCATGTGACTCTTATTAGAAGCAGGAATATGGACAATCAAGTGAAAAAAATACTTGATTTAGCAAAAAATAAAAGGCAAGAGGGCAAAAAGGTTGGTGTTTGTGCTACTGACCAAACAATAAACAGATACGGGGGATATGAAGTTTTATCTATGGGTAATAGAGACAAGCCTGAAACTATTGCAGCAAATTTATTTTCTATTTTGCGTGAATTTGATGACATGGGGATTGAAGTTATTTTAGCTGAAACAGTAGACGAGGATGGCGTAGGGCTGGCTATAATGAATAGAATGATAAAGGCTGCTGGCTATGACATTATTCAAGCTGACTAA
- a CDS encoding ZIP family metal transporter, with product MEYILKIAIVGLISGITGTGIGGLIAFFVDKNISHRLLSTILEFSAGLMTAVVCFELIPEAIKIAGLNLTMLGVILGLLVIILIDDLIKQLSIVKNTRGNSNLLRAGILVSIGLALHNLPEGFAVGSGFEASLSLGITLTIVIAIHDIPEGIAMALPMKIGGFSALKAFLITILSGVPMGLGALIGAALGHISQQFIAICLGFAGGAMLYVIFAELIPESKRIYLGRMSSMGNILGIVCGIIVTMLN from the coding sequence TTGGAATATATATTGAAAATAGCAATAGTTGGCTTGATATCAGGCATTACCGGTACAGGTATTGGTGGATTGATAGCCTTTTTTGTGGATAAAAATATTAGTCATAGATTGTTAAGTACTATCCTTGAATTTTCAGCAGGACTTATGACAGCCGTTGTTTGCTTTGAACTAATACCAGAGGCTATAAAAATAGCAGGATTGAACTTAACAATGTTAGGTGTTATTTTAGGACTATTGGTAATTATATTAATAGATGATTTAATTAAGCAATTGAGTATAGTTAAAAATACTAGAGGAAACTCAAATTTACTTCGGGCAGGGATTTTGGTTTCAATAGGATTAGCCCTTCACAATTTACCTGAAGGTTTTGCAGTGGGCTCTGGTTTTGAGGCATCCTTATCCCTTGGAATTACACTTACAATAGTAATAGCCATACATGATATTCCAGAGGGAATAGCTATGGCATTGCCTATGAAAATAGGGGGCTTCTCTGCTTTGAAAGCGTTCCTGATAACTATATTATCAGGTGTACCTATGGGATTGGGAGCGTTAATAGGAGCCGCTTTAGGTCATATATCACAGCAATTTATTGCGATATGTTTGGGATTTGCAGGCGGGGCTATGTTATATGTTATATTTGCAGAGTTAATACCTGAATCTAAAAGAATATATTTGGGCAGAATGTCATCAATGGGCAATATATTAGGAATTGTATGTGGTATAATAGTGACAATGTTAAATTAA
- the prfA gene encoding peptide chain release factor 1, with product MFDKLQVAEDRYEEISHKLSDPDVINNQDEYKKLMKEFADLEEIVQKFREYKKITSDIEEARALLNENLEKDFHEMVQLEFQEAQEKLEVIKKQLKIMLLPKDPNDDKNVIVEIRGGAGGEEAALFAGVLFRTLTRYAERQNWKTEILDENPTELGGFKEVIFSIEGKGAYSRLKFESGVHRVQRVPTTESSGRIHTSTITVAVLPEVEDVDIDINPNDLRIDTFRASGAGGQHINKTSSAIRITHIPSGLVVTCQDQRSQHKNKDKAMKVLRSKLYDIAQQQQTTEYAQDRKNQVGSGDRSERIRTYNYPQGRVTDHRINLTLYKLDQVLDGDLDELIDALITTEQTEKLGSGSDDED from the coding sequence ATGTTTGATAAACTGCAGGTGGCAGAGGACAGATATGAGGAAATAAGCCATAAGCTTAGTGACCCGGATGTTATTAATAATCAAGATGAATATAAAAAATTAATGAAGGAATTTGCTGACTTAGAGGAAATTGTACAAAAATTTAGAGAGTACAAAAAGATTACTAGCGATATTGAAGAGGCTAGAGCTCTTCTTAATGAAAATCTTGAGAAGGATTTTCATGAGATGGTACAGCTTGAATTCCAAGAAGCACAAGAGAAGCTTGAGGTTATTAAGAAACAGTTAAAAATAATGCTGCTTCCAAAAGACCCTAATGATGATAAAAACGTTATTGTTGAAATAAGAGGAGGCGCTGGCGGTGAAGAAGCTGCATTATTTGCAGGCGTTCTTTTCAGAACGTTGACAAGATATGCAGAGAGACAGAATTGGAAGACTGAGATATTAGATGAAAATCCGACCGAACTGGGTGGTTTCAAGGAAGTAATTTTTTCTATCGAGGGTAAGGGCGCATATAGCAGACTGAAGTTTGAAAGTGGAGTACACAGAGTACAAAGAGTTCCAACAACTGAGTCAAGCGGACGTATTCACACATCTACAATTACTGTGGCGGTATTACCTGAGGTTGAGGATGTTGATATTGACATAAATCCTAACGATTTGAGAATTGATACTTTCAGAGCGAGTGGTGCTGGTGGACAGCATATAAATAAGACTAGTTCGGCTATTAGAATAACACATATACCAAGCGGACTTGTTGTTACTTGTCAAGATCAGCGTTCTCAGCATAAGAACAAGGATAAGGCAATGAAGGTTCTCAGATCTAAGTTATATGATATTGCTCAGCAGCAACAAACAACTGAATATGCTCAGGACAGAAAAAATCAGGTTGGCAGTGGTGATAGAAGTGAAAGAATCAGAACTTACAATTATCCGCAGGGTAGAGTAACTGATCACAGAATAAATCTTACACTTTACAAGCTGGATCAGGTGTTAGACGGAGACCTTGATGAATTAATTGATGCACTTATAACTACTGAGCAAACTGAAAAATTAGGCAGCGGCAGTGATGATGAAGATTAA
- a CDS encoding SHOCT-like domain-containing protein, translated as MMVISEERLLILKMLEEKKITSEEAAKLLAALDQEPKQESSENYKRNYNQRQNGFMDEAAKVRERVNNWKKEFKNNYSQADFDNMIDDFANKAEKIGKNVAATTFGIVDKIIDYVGSFVDTNSFNIFGNLQTVQKNFEVIPAQSATFDISAINGPVTIKKHLDPSVKVIARIKSTAPNGEGIVSFVDDPSAIALKLNSTAMNVSVSYEIFIPDLRFKSIKIENSNGKIYIEDSLSEEITATTKNAHIELMGVNSDKIAVNTKNGRVQMNYIIGNKIDINTTNAVIDIKHIKVQDISAVTINGRIVIENAQNIDENTDMNMFLKTSNGGIKINMNDLDGRMYKVKAHASNGSINLLIPEIVYHNVNRRGEAGSFVEAESKDFERGLNKVIITGETMNGQIEIVK; from the coding sequence ATGATGGTTATTAGTGAAGAAAGATTATTAATATTAAAAATGCTTGAAGAAAAGAAGATAACAAGTGAAGAAGCGGCAAAATTATTAGCTGCATTAGATCAAGAACCAAAACAAGAGTCGTCTGAGAATTACAAGAGAAATTATAACCAAAGGCAAAACGGATTTATGGATGAGGCTGCTAAGGTTAGAGAAAGAGTAAACAATTGGAAAAAAGAATTTAAAAACAATTATAGTCAAGCTGATTTTGACAATATGATTGATGATTTTGCAAATAAGGCTGAAAAAATAGGTAAGAACGTTGCAGCAACAACATTTGGAATAGTTGATAAGATTATTGATTATGTTGGAAGCTTTGTAGATACAAATTCCTTCAATATTTTCGGGAATTTGCAAACCGTTCAAAAGAATTTTGAAGTTATTCCTGCACAAAGCGCTACCTTTGATATTTCGGCAATTAATGGACCTGTCACCATTAAGAAACACCTTGACCCTAGCGTGAAGGTTATCGCTAGAATAAAAAGTACAGCTCCAAACGGAGAAGGTATAGTTTCGTTTGTTGATGACCCCAGTGCAATAGCGCTTAAATTGAACAGTACTGCAATGAATGTCAGTGTTTCATATGAGATTTTTATACCTGATCTTAGGTTTAAATCAATTAAAATAGAAAATTCAAATGGCAAGATTTATATTGAGGATTCACTTTCTGAAGAAATTACAGCAACTACAAAAAATGCTCATATTGAACTTATGGGAGTTAACAGCGACAAAATAGCTGTAAACACCAAGAATGGCAGGGTTCAGATGAACTACATTATTGGGAACAAAATAGATATAAATACTACTAATGCGGTTATAGATATAAAGCATATAAAAGTGCAGGATATTAGTGCGGTAACTATAAATGGAAGAATTGTGATAGAAAATGCACAAAATATTGATGAAAATACAGACATGAATATGTTCTTAAAGACTTCAAATGGTGGCATCAAGATTAATATGAATGACTTAGACGGCAGAATGTACAAAGTAAAAGCACATGCAAGTAATGGTTCTATTAATTTACTTATACCTGAGATAGTGTATCATAATGTAAACCGCAGAGGTGAAGCAGGAAGCTTCGTTGAAGCTGAAAGCAAGGATTTTGAAAGAGGACTCAACAAGGTTATAATTACCGGTGAGACTATGAATGGACAAATTGAAATAGTTAAGTAA
- a CDS encoding DUF2089 domain-containing protein, with protein sequence MAREAMGKCPVCGGETEVSKITCNSCDTVIEGHFSLCKFCKLTNEQKVFLDIFIKCRGNIKEVEKELGISYPTVKNKLEDVASALGHKGEPEAYVPGKNKEILDRLNAGEITVEEAVELMK encoded by the coding sequence ATGGCAAGAGAAGCAATGGGCAAATGTCCGGTTTGTGGAGGAGAAACAGAGGTATCAAAAATTACATGTAATAGTTGTGATACAGTAATTGAAGGACACTTTTCTCTTTGCAAATTCTGTAAACTTACAAATGAGCAAAAGGTATTTTTGGATATTTTCATTAAATGTAGAGGAAATATTAAAGAGGTTGAAAAAGAACTTGGTATTTCATACCCAACAGTAAAGAACAAGCTGGAGGATGTTGCATCAGCACTTGGACACAAGGGAGAGCCTGAGGCATATGTTCCTGGCAAGAACAAGGAAATTCTTGATAGGCTCAATGCAGGAGAAATTACTGTTGAAGAAGCAGTTGAGCTAATGAAGTAA
- a CDS encoding hemolysin family protein has translation MITRIVLLIVLVLLNAFFSGAEIALISLNDKLIKKQAEEGDKKAKQLYTFLSEPGKFLSTIQIGITLAGFLASAFATESFADDLVALVMKLNLPIDESIIRSISMVIITIILSYFTLVFGELIPKRVAMQKADFFSKIAVGPLMAISKVTSPFVKFLTASTNFFIKLLGGNPSAEDDERITEEEIRMMMEVGEEKGVIQDTEKEMIDNVFEFDDKRVSEIMTPRPDIISIPANAQLDYITKVIDEEKYTRIPVYKENIDNIIGILHVKDLIQFIQKDKKEFCLEKIIRTPYFVPETKKTDDLFTELKKHKVQMAVVIDEYGSTAGIVTMEDLVEEIVGNIFDEYDIEEKDFEYEYLDNNTYIFDGSISLDKVEEVLDEDLPDDNFDTLSGFIMDLLGRIPKKDEYPTVETENIVFKVLKLEGKRIVKVKAAKKLNN, from the coding sequence TTGATAACTAGGATTGTTTTACTTATTGTTTTGGTTCTGTTGAATGCATTTTTTTCAGGGGCTGAAATTGCTTTAATTTCGCTAAATGATAAGCTTATTAAAAAGCAAGCTGAGGAAGGTGACAAAAAAGCAAAGCAGCTATACACATTTTTAAGTGAACCTGGGAAATTTTTGTCTACAATTCAAATTGGAATTACTCTTGCTGGTTTTCTTGCAAGTGCTTTTGCTACAGAGAGCTTTGCAGATGATTTGGTAGCATTAGTAATGAAATTAAATTTACCAATAGATGAATCTATAATTAGAAGCATAAGCATGGTAATCATTACAATAATACTTTCGTACTTTACGTTAGTTTTTGGAGAACTTATACCCAAAAGAGTTGCAATGCAAAAGGCAGATTTCTTTTCAAAAATTGCAGTTGGTCCATTGATGGCAATTTCTAAGGTAACTAGTCCTTTTGTAAAATTTCTTACTGCCTCAACAAACTTTTTTATTAAATTATTAGGTGGAAATCCTTCTGCTGAAGATGATGAAAGAATTACTGAAGAGGAAATAAGAATGATGATGGAGGTAGGAGAGGAAAAGGGTGTTATCCAAGATACAGAGAAAGAGATGATAGACAATGTATTTGAGTTTGATGATAAGCGTGTATCAGAGATAATGACTCCGAGGCCTGATATAATTAGTATTCCGGCCAATGCTCAATTGGATTATATTACAAAAGTAATTGATGAAGAAAAATATACCAGAATACCAGTTTATAAAGAAAATATTGATAACATTATAGGAATACTTCATGTTAAAGACTTAATCCAATTTATACAGAAGGACAAGAAGGAGTTTTGCTTAGAAAAAATAATCCGTACTCCATATTTTGTTCCTGAAACCAAAAAGACTGATGATTTGTTTACAGAACTTAAGAAACACAAGGTGCAAATGGCTGTTGTAATAGATGAATATGGCAGTACTGCCGGAATTGTAACAATGGAGGATTTAGTTGAAGAAATTGTGGGCAATATTTTTGATGAATATGATATTGAGGAAAAGGATTTTGAATATGAGTATCTAGATAATAATACCTACATTTTTGATGGCTCAATAAGCCTTGATAAGGTTGAAGAAGTACTTGATGAGGACTTACCTGACGACAATTTTGACACCTTAAGCGGTTTTATTATGGATTTATTGGGGAGGATACCAAAAAAAGATGAATATCCTACTGTAGAAACTGAGAATATTGTATTTAAGGTGCTAAAGCTTGAAGGTAAACGAATAGTAAAGGTAAAGGCAGCCAAGAAATTAAATAACTAA
- a CDS encoding helix-turn-helix domain-containing protein, with protein MNTLGKYISEQRAFKNLSIRKLAKIANLSHTEISRLESGERKKPSPFVLKAISHALNINFEELMRTAGYTDDAENVSGLPLKLYKIQFLNEKEIDEVSNFIDFLLSKRNQHH; from the coding sequence ATGAATACTTTAGGAAAATATATTTCTGAACAAAGAGCATTCAAAAACCTTTCCATTAGAAAGTTAGCAAAAATAGCTAATTTAAGCCATACAGAAATATCCAGACTGGAAAGCGGAGAGCGAAAAAAACCATCACCCTTTGTTTTAAAAGCTATATCCCATGCTCTTAATATAAATTTTGAAGAACTAATGAGAACTGCAGGCTATACCGATGATGCAGAAAACGTTTCAGGGTTACCTCTAAAGCTTTATAAAATACAATTCCTTAATGAGAAGGAAATAGACGAGGTAAGCAATTTTATAGACTTTTTGCTCAGCAAGCGCAATCAACACCATTAA
- a CDS encoding DUF1538 domain-containing protein, producing MNVLVEKVKEVLSSVLPITVIVLILHFIATPLETPILIRFILGAFLIVLGLSIFLFGVDIGITPIGNLMGSNLTKTNKVWIVVVTGIFLGFLISIAEPDLHILAEQVDFVTSGLISKLSIVVVVSIGIALLLALGLVRIVYNFPLYKMLTILYLIILVLALFTSPEFLAISFDASGATTGALTVPFILALAIGTSALKKDSKASEKDSFGLVAITSTGAIIAVMIMNILSKTDKMTGTLDFKLPESDSIIANFIKEIPSTSKEIFIALLPMLILFLIFQKLSFKLSKKAFMKILKGLVYTFIGLVLFLVGVNAGFMDVGSIIGYKLASFENKSIVIIVGFILGLLTILAEPAVHVLTNQIEEVTSGYVNKKLVLIALSIGVGFAVALSMIRIIIPEIQLWHYLLPGYIISIALTYFAPKLFVGIAFDSGGVASGPMTATFILAFAQGAADRIEGANVLVDGFGVIAMVALTPLIALQALGLIYKVKSVKGGIENSGKHS from the coding sequence TTGAATGTATTAGTTGAAAAGGTAAAAGAAGTTCTGTCATCAGTACTTCCAATCACAGTCATTGTTTTAATACTGCATTTCATTGCAACACCCCTTGAAACCCCAATTCTAATTAGATTTATTTTGGGAGCATTTTTAATAGTTTTAGGCTTATCTATATTTTTATTCGGTGTAGATATAGGCATTACTCCTATTGGTAACCTAATGGGTTCAAATCTTACCAAAACCAACAAAGTTTGGATTGTAGTTGTTACAGGAATATTCCTTGGATTTTTAATTTCTATTGCTGAGCCCGATTTACACATTCTAGCAGAACAAGTAGATTTTGTGACATCAGGTTTAATATCTAAACTCAGCATCGTAGTAGTTGTTTCTATCGGAATCGCTCTTTTACTTGCATTAGGATTAGTTAGAATAGTGTATAATTTCCCTTTATATAAAATGTTAACCATTTTATATTTAATAATACTTGTTTTAGCACTATTTACTTCCCCAGAATTTTTGGCAATTTCTTTTGACGCATCTGGCGCAACCACTGGAGCTTTAACAGTTCCCTTTATTTTGGCATTAGCAATTGGTACCTCAGCTTTGAAAAAAGATAGTAAGGCTTCAGAAAAAGATAGTTTTGGTTTGGTTGCTATTACATCTACCGGTGCTATAATAGCAGTTATGATAATGAATATTCTGTCAAAAACAGATAAAATGACTGGAACTCTTGATTTTAAACTGCCTGAATCAGACTCAATTATAGCAAATTTCATTAAAGAAATACCTTCTACATCAAAAGAGATATTTATAGCACTCCTTCCTATGCTTATATTATTTTTAATTTTTCAAAAATTATCCTTTAAATTAAGTAAAAAAGCATTTATGAAGATTCTAAAGGGACTTGTGTATACTTTTATTGGATTAGTGCTGTTTTTAGTAGGTGTAAATGCTGGTTTTATGGATGTTGGCAGTATCATAGGTTATAAGCTGGCTTCCTTTGAAAACAAGTCAATTGTTATTATTGTTGGCTTTATATTAGGTTTATTAACTATATTGGCAGAACCTGCTGTCCACGTTTTAACAAATCAGATTGAAGAAGTAACCAGCGGCTATGTTAATAAAAAGCTTGTATTGATTGCACTTTCAATTGGCGTTGGCTTTGCAGTAGCACTTTCAATGATAAGAATAATAATTCCTGAAATTCAACTATGGCATTATCTCCTTCCCGGTTATATAATATCTATAGCACTGACATATTTTGCACCAAAATTATTTGTAGGTATTGCTTTTGACTCAGGGGGAGTTGCTTCTGGACCTATGACAGCAACCTTTATATTGGCATTTGCACAAGGTGCCGCTGACAGAATCGAAGGAGCAAATGTATTAGTTGATGGATTTGGTGTAATAGCAATGGTAGCACTTACTCCGTTGATTGCTTTACAAGCGTTGGGACTTATCTACAAAGTAAAGTCTGTAAAAGGAGGTATTGAAAATAGTGGAAAACATTCCTGA
- a CDS encoding P-II family nitrogen regulator: MENIPDNKSNELELLFLIVNDGMGSKVVKSAKQKGVSGGTVFLGKGTSRNHLLKLLDLSDIKKEIALMIGEKTVANNALIALDKEFRFDKPHHGIAFSVPVSGLFGTRNCSYYNNMENRGVKNTMHKAIFVIVDKGKAESVIDAAIKAGSRGGTIINSRGSGIHETSRLFSMEIEPEREIVLIVAETSKVEPITTSIRSELKLDDPGNGILFIIDVNETYGLY; the protein is encoded by the coding sequence GTGGAAAACATTCCTGATAATAAATCTAATGAGCTTGAATTATTATTTTTGATAGTAAACGACGGTATGGGCAGTAAAGTCGTTAAAAGCGCAAAACAAAAAGGAGTTTCCGGAGGTACAGTTTTTTTAGGAAAAGGAACTTCTAGAAATCACTTGTTAAAGCTTTTAGATTTATCCGATATAAAAAAAGAAATTGCACTAATGATAGGTGAAAAGACAGTAGCTAATAATGCTCTCATTGCGCTAGATAAAGAATTCCGTTTTGATAAACCCCATCACGGTATAGCATTTAGCGTCCCTGTTAGTGGACTTTTTGGAACAAGAAACTGCAGCTATTATAACAATATGGAGAATAGAGGTGTTAAAAATACCATGCATAAGGCTATTTTTGTAATTGTAGATAAAGGCAAGGCTGAGTCTGTTATTGATGCTGCTATAAAAGCAGGCTCTAGAGGTGGAACTATCATTAATTCAAGAGGTTCTGGAATTCATGAGACAAGTCGTCTTTTTTCTATGGAGATCGAACCCGAAAGGGAAATTGTGCTAATTGTTGCAGAAACCAGTAAGGTTGAGCCAATTACTACATCAATAAGGTCAGAACTAAAACTTGATGACCCTGGTAATGGAATACTGTTTATTATTGATGTAAACGAAACTTATGGATTGTATTAA
- a CDS encoding putative manganese-dependent inorganic diphosphatase has translation MNELIYITGHKNPDTDSICSAIAYAELKKRHSINAVPIRIGDINKETEFVLKYFGVEVPEYKETVRTQVSDLNMDIINPISEDISVKAAWSIMQKNNIKVLPVADINGKLLGIITLTDITTSYLDAMDNRILAASNTPLGNIIDTLNARLICGDEDKFKANGKVVVAAMTANEMEPFVEKGDIVILGNRKDNQIKAIEIGVSCIILTCGCQIDDDVVKLANENECIVLETAYDTLMAARFINQSIPVSHIMTKKQLVCFNLHDFTENIKDTMLKTRYRSYPVVDDDGVVKGFVSRYHLISQRKKKVILLDHNEKSQTIDGIEQADILEIIDHHRIGDIQTNYPIYFKNDAVGSTATLIANMYFENGLNPSKSIAGILCAAIISDTLHFKSPTSTYADELAANKLAKIADIHLEEFATALYKASASLEGMSPQTILEYDFKDFVFNKYKIGIGQINSSDSEAFKKVKDSLLEHMKVVKENKGYRLVLLMVTDIINEGSEILFVGDDGALIEKAFNIKGSEGCAFLKGVVSRKKQIIPILSSIIQREML, from the coding sequence GTGAATGAACTAATTTACATTACAGGTCATAAGAACCCAGATACAGATTCTATTTGTTCTGCTATTGCATATGCAGAGTTAAAAAAGCGACATTCAATAAATGCAGTTCCAATTAGAATCGGAGATATAAATAAAGAAACTGAATTTGTTTTGAAATATTTTGGGGTTGAAGTGCCTGAGTATAAGGAAACAGTTAGGACTCAAGTATCGGACTTAAATATGGACATAATTAATCCTATATCAGAGGATATTTCGGTAAAAGCAGCTTGGAGTATAATGCAAAAGAACAACATAAAGGTATTGCCAGTAGCAGACATAAATGGGAAGCTATTAGGTATAATTACTTTGACGGATATTACCACCAGTTACTTAGATGCTATGGATAATAGAATTTTAGCTGCCAGTAATACTCCTTTAGGGAATATTATTGATACTCTCAATGCAAGACTTATTTGCGGTGATGAAGATAAGTTTAAAGCAAATGGAAAAGTGGTAGTAGCAGCTATGACAGCAAATGAAATGGAACCTTTTGTGGAGAAGGGCGACATTGTTATTCTAGGTAATAGAAAGGATAATCAGATAAAGGCTATTGAAATAGGAGTAAGCTGCATAATATTGACCTGCGGATGCCAGATAGACGATGATGTTGTTAAGCTTGCAAATGAAAATGAATGTATTGTTTTAGAAACAGCTTATGATACCCTGATGGCTGCTAGGTTTATAAACCAAAGCATACCTGTTAGCCATATAATGACTAAAAAACAGTTGGTTTGCTTCAATTTACACGATTTTACTGAGAACATTAAGGACACAATGTTAAAGACCAGATATCGAAGCTATCCTGTTGTTGATGATGATGGGGTTGTAAAAGGTTTTGTTTCAAGATATCATTTAATTTCTCAAAGAAAGAAAAAGGTTATTCTTTTAGATCACAACGAAAAATCACAGACAATAGATGGAATAGAACAAGCAGATATTTTGGAGATAATAGATCATCACAGAATAGGGGATATTCAGACTAACTATCCTATTTATTTCAAGAATGATGCTGTTGGAAGTACAGCCACATTAATAGCTAATATGTATTTTGAAAATGGTCTAAATCCATCAAAGAGTATTGCAGGTATTTTGTGCGCAGCCATTATTTCAGATACCTTGCATTTCAAGTCGCCAACAAGTACTTATGCTGACGAGTTAGCAGCAAATAAGCTTGCCAAAATAGCGGATATACATTTGGAGGAATTTGCAACAGCCTTATATAAAGCAAGTGCATCCTTAGAGGGAATGAGCCCTCAGACAATACTTGAGTATGATTTCAAGGACTTTGTATTTAACAAATATAAAATAGGTATAGGCCAAATAAATTCAAGTGATTCAGAAGCCTTTAAGAAGGTTAAGGACAGCCTTCTTGAACATATGAAGGTTGTGAAGGAAAACAAGGGTTATAGATTGGTACTCTTAATGGTAACGGATATTATTAACGAAGGTTCTGAAATATTGTTTGTTGGCGATGACGGGGCACTTATAGAAAAGGCTTTTAACATTAAGGGAAGTGAAGGGTGTGCATTCCTAAAGGGTGTTGTATCTAGAAAGAAACAGATTATACCAATACTATCAAGTATCATTCAAAGAGAAATGCTATAA